A window of the Paraburkholderia sp. ZP32-5 genome harbors these coding sequences:
- a CDS encoding cobaltochelatase CobT-related protein — protein MNARHPAHLQRDTQGFAFESTLGKVARVLTGQYGVTVVFSPDGPRVEPGRIVIPDYEADGGVDRDVLIGYLDLLVARAKHASLAQLDALPQGPHAGITAKLAQVIDDRRVCAQLLDEYPGARWFIGKLRAHAAERVRQRWSKLHWRDRLAWLVERTLWDETPARNEASHSLLAALHAAQDLLHKARASDSTARSIAVAAELVARVRALSAGDANNMMFTAGPAEDIDTETAAASFGDDDTALPARDDAAAASPPSEKDGGAPSDDAVGMGQTLADSASASTRDAGQPGAAGTSPPPMRLSIPLATEFDEITDVTGHGDSAAWRALRAQARADTAPLKEKLERALSADERVRWRREQERGDIDRTALAKLATSPGYRTPFRTQRVTKGRDVAVSLLIDRSGSMAGRKIELARLCASALCDALTQLSFDCEVLGYCSLESAPMRQLYERQLAAGADLRRYNRCVERLDQKIYKRFGATDLSGIAEIDCGHENPDGEALAWAATRLADHPAARRILMVFSDGYPSTGDGDPRVLRSDLRERVAAIGKRGIELVGIGVLTDAVEDFYPRNVVISRLAELPATAFSVLSSMLLTR, from the coding sequence ATGAACGCCCGCCACCCCGCTCACCTGCAACGCGACACGCAGGGCTTCGCATTCGAATCGACGCTCGGCAAGGTCGCGCGCGTGCTGACCGGCCAGTACGGCGTGACGGTCGTATTCAGCCCCGATGGCCCACGTGTCGAACCCGGCCGTATCGTGATTCCCGACTATGAAGCGGATGGCGGCGTCGATCGCGACGTGCTGATCGGCTATCTGGATCTGCTGGTCGCGCGCGCGAAGCATGCGTCGCTTGCACAGCTCGATGCGTTGCCACAGGGACCCCATGCGGGCATCACCGCGAAGCTCGCGCAGGTCATCGACGATCGGCGCGTGTGCGCGCAACTGCTCGACGAATATCCCGGCGCGCGCTGGTTTATCGGCAAGCTGCGCGCGCACGCGGCCGAGCGCGTCCGGCAACGCTGGTCGAAGCTGCATTGGCGCGACCGGCTCGCGTGGCTGGTCGAGCGCACGCTGTGGGACGAGACGCCGGCTCGCAACGAAGCGAGTCATTCGCTGCTCGCCGCGTTGCATGCAGCGCAGGATCTGCTGCACAAAGCACGCGCGAGCGATTCGACCGCGCGCAGCATCGCGGTGGCGGCGGAGCTGGTCGCGCGCGTGCGGGCGTTGTCGGCCGGTGACGCGAACAACATGATGTTCACCGCCGGGCCGGCCGAAGATATCGATACGGAAACGGCGGCCGCGTCGTTTGGTGACGACGACACCGCGTTGCCCGCTCGGGATGACGCCGCTGCGGCCTCACCGCCGTCGGAAAAAGACGGCGGTGCACCGTCGGACGACGCGGTCGGCATGGGGCAAACGCTGGCCGATTCCGCCTCGGCATCCACTCGCGATGCAGGTCAACCGGGCGCGGCCGGCACATCGCCGCCACCGATGCGGCTATCGATTCCGCTCGCGACCGAATTCGACGAAATCACCGATGTGACCGGCCACGGCGACAGCGCCGCATGGCGCGCGCTGCGCGCGCAAGCCCGCGCGGACACGGCGCCGCTGAAGGAAAAGCTCGAACGCGCGCTATCCGCCGACGAACGCGTACGCTGGCGCCGCGAACAGGAGCGCGGCGACATCGATCGCACCGCGCTCGCGAAGCTCGCGACGTCGCCGGGCTACCGCACGCCGTTTCGCACGCAACGCGTTACCAAGGGCCGCGACGTCGCGGTGAGCCTGCTGATCGATCGCAGCGGATCGATGGCCGGGCGCAAGATCGAACTCGCGCGCCTGTGCGCGAGCGCGCTATGCGATGCGCTGACGCAGCTGTCGTTCGATTGCGAAGTGCTCGGCTACTGCTCGCTCGAGTCCGCGCCGATGCGGCAGCTCTACGAGCGGCAACTCGCGGCCGGCGCGGATCTGCGCCGCTACAACCGCTGTGTCGAACGGCTCGATCAGAAGATTTACAAGCGCTTTGGCGCGACCGACCTGAGCGGTATCGCCGAGATCGACTGCGGTCATGAAAACCCGGATGGCGAAGCGCTGGCATGGGCCGCGACGCGGCTTGCCGATCACCCGGCCGCGCGCCGCATCCTGATGGTGTTCTCGGACGGCTACCCGTCGACCGGCGACGGCGACCCGCGCGTGTTGCGCAGCGATCTGCGCGAACGCGTCGCGGCGATCGGCAAGCGCGGCATCGAACTCGTCGGTATCGGCGTGCTGACCGATGCGGTGGAGGATTTCTATCCGCGCAACGTGGTGATCAGTCGCCTCGCCGAGTTGCCGGCGACCGCGTTCTCGGTACTCAGCTCGATGTTGCTGACGCGCTAG
- a CDS encoding DUF6723 family protein, which yields MARHKADVADDDFEIFASYHGTGDGRYIGGLKVVRKADRRILFPFDGAPQIGPYATADEARRAAIDYGREIVAADRAAPEA from the coding sequence ATGGCGCGACACAAGGCCGATGTGGCTGACGACGACTTCGAGATTTTCGCCAGCTATCACGGCACCGGCGACGGCCGCTACATCGGCGGACTCAAGGTGGTCAGGAAAGCGGACCGGCGCATCCTGTTCCCGTTCGATGGCGCGCCGCAGATCGGACCGTATGCGACCGCCGACGAGGCACGGCGTGCGGCGATCGACTACGGCCGCGAAATCGTCGCGGCCGATCGCGCCGCGCCGGAGGCTTGA
- a CDS encoding MarC family protein, translating into MVESLISDILFGFTGLISIINPIGGAFMFLDRTASLTIDERTALARKIAINAACVLLVAFFIGTPVLHFFGISMEALRIGGGLALAVGGWQMLNAPDTPAEQNEVKRVDADTAKARAFFPLTVPLTTGPGSIATAIALSANRTHKLSAFVVSGIASVAITLAVAVTVYLVYSRATVFARYLGVEGTKVALRVSAFLLLCIGVQIILTGVSEFLIPIATLPPAAR; encoded by the coding sequence ATGGTCGAAAGTCTGATCTCGGACATTCTGTTCGGCTTCACCGGCCTGATCAGCATCATCAATCCGATCGGCGGCGCTTTTATGTTTCTGGACCGCACCGCGTCGCTGACCATCGACGAGCGCACCGCGCTCGCCCGCAAGATCGCGATCAACGCCGCCTGCGTGCTGCTGGTCGCGTTCTTCATCGGCACCCCGGTCCTGCACTTCTTCGGCATTTCGATGGAGGCGCTGCGCATCGGCGGCGGGCTCGCGCTCGCGGTGGGCGGCTGGCAGATGCTGAACGCGCCGGACACGCCCGCCGAGCAGAACGAGGTCAAGCGCGTCGACGCGGACACCGCGAAGGCCCGTGCTTTCTTTCCGCTTACCGTGCCGCTGACCACCGGGCCGGGCTCGATTGCGACCGCGATCGCGCTGTCCGCGAATCGCACGCACAAGCTGTCGGCGTTCGTCGTGTCGGGCATCGCCTCGGTCGCGATCACGTTGGCGGTGGCCGTCACCGTGTATCTGGTCTATAGCCGCGCGACGGTGTTCGCGCGCTACCTGGGCGTCGAGGGTACCAAGGTCGCGCTGCGGGTGTCGGCGTTTCTGCTGCTGTGTATTGGCGTGCAGATCATACTGACCGGCGTATCCGAATTCCTGATTCCGATCGCGACGCTGCCGCCGGCGGCTCGCTAG
- the tkt gene encoding transketolase codes for MQNDPALDQLCINTIRTLSMDAVQKANSGHPGTPMALAPVAYHLWQNHLRYDPDEPLWPNRDRFVLSVGHASMLLYSLLHLANVKAVDAHGKPTGAPAVSLDDIEHFRQIDSKTPGHPEYRMTTGVETTTGPLGQGLGNSVGMAMAARWYESRFNQADAPLFDYRVYTLCGDGDMMEGISHEAASLAGHLKLSNLIWIYDSNRVTIEGHTDLAYSDDVETRFRGYNWHTLHVDDANDAAALEKALVEAKSVTDRPTLIVVHSIIGWGAPHKQDTSSAHGEPLGADEVALAKKAYGWPEDKFFYVPDGVHERFAQGIGARGKAAREQWQTKFDAYQKQYPELAREFAQIEAHELPQGWDSDIPNFDADPKGIATRESSGKVLNAIAARVPWMIGGAADLSPSTKTNLKFEGAGSFEADSYGGRNLHFGIREHAMGAVVNGLALSNLRAYGSTFLIFSDYMKPPIRLSAIMEVPAIYVFTHDSIGVGEDGPTHQPIEQLASLRGVPGLTVLRPGDANEAAEAWRVALTQPHRPACIVVSRQPLPTLDRKRYASASGVKHGAYVLADAPSGQKPQVILMATGSELSICVDVYEKLKSEGIAARVVSMPSWDIFEREDSAYQESVLPADVAARVAVEQAASLGWDRYTGRLGAQVVMHTFGASAPLADLKKKFGFTPDRVYEAAKQQIERVKAKGAGE; via the coding sequence ATGCAAAACGATCCCGCCCTCGATCAGTTGTGCATCAACACGATCCGCACGCTGTCGATGGACGCCGTGCAGAAAGCCAATTCCGGTCACCCCGGCACGCCGATGGCGCTCGCGCCGGTCGCGTATCACCTGTGGCAAAACCATCTGCGCTACGACCCTGATGAGCCGCTATGGCCGAATCGCGACCGCTTCGTGCTGTCGGTCGGGCATGCGTCGATGCTGCTGTATTCGCTGCTGCATCTGGCCAACGTAAAGGCCGTCGACGCGCACGGCAAGCCGACCGGCGCGCCCGCGGTCTCGCTCGACGACATCGAGCATTTCCGTCAGATCGACAGCAAGACGCCGGGCCACCCCGAATACCGGATGACGACCGGCGTCGAGACCACCACCGGGCCGCTCGGCCAGGGGCTCGGCAACAGTGTCGGCATGGCGATGGCCGCGCGCTGGTACGAAAGCCGGTTCAATCAGGCGGACGCGCCGCTGTTCGATTACCGCGTCTACACGCTGTGCGGCGACGGCGACATGATGGAAGGGATCTCGCACGAAGCGGCGTCGCTAGCGGGCCATCTGAAGCTGTCGAATCTGATCTGGATTTACGACAGCAATCGCGTGACGATCGAAGGCCATACGGACCTCGCGTATAGCGACGATGTCGAGACCCGTTTTCGCGGCTACAACTGGCATACGCTGCACGTCGACGATGCGAACGACGCGGCCGCGCTCGAAAAGGCGCTGGTCGAAGCGAAGAGCGTGACGGACCGGCCGACGCTGATCGTGGTTCACAGCATCATCGGCTGGGGTGCGCCGCATAAGCAGGACACCTCGTCCGCGCATGGCGAGCCGCTCGGCGCCGATGAAGTCGCGCTGGCGAAAAAGGCCTACGGTTGGCCCGAGGACAAATTCTTCTACGTGCCGGACGGTGTGCACGAACGCTTCGCACAAGGCATCGGCGCGCGCGGCAAGGCTGCGCGCGAGCAATGGCAGACGAAATTCGACGCTTATCAGAAGCAGTATCCGGAACTCGCGCGTGAATTCGCGCAGATCGAAGCTCATGAGTTGCCGCAGGGCTGGGACAGCGATATCCCGAACTTCGACGCGGACCCGAAGGGCATCGCAACGCGCGAATCGTCGGGCAAGGTGCTGAACGCGATTGCCGCGCGCGTGCCATGGATGATCGGCGGCGCGGCGGACCTGTCACCGTCGACCAAAACCAATCTGAAGTTCGAAGGCGCGGGCAGTTTCGAAGCGGACAGCTATGGCGGCCGCAATCTGCACTTCGGCATTCGCGAACATGCGATGGGCGCGGTCGTCAACGGGCTCGCATTATCGAATCTGCGCGCGTATGGCTCGACGTTCCTGATCTTCAGCGACTATATGAAGCCGCCGATCCGGCTGTCGGCGATCATGGAAGTGCCCGCCATTTACGTGTTCACGCACGATTCGATCGGTGTCGGCGAGGATGGCCCGACGCATCAGCCGATCGAGCAGCTTGCGTCGCTACGCGGCGTGCCGGGGCTCACCGTGCTGCGTCCCGGCGATGCGAACGAAGCGGCCGAGGCATGGCGCGTCGCGCTGACACAGCCGCATCGGCCGGCCTGCATCGTCGTGTCGCGCCAGCCGCTGCCGACGCTCGATCGCAAGCGCTATGCGTCCGCTAGCGGCGTCAAACATGGCGCCTATGTGCTGGCCGATGCACCATCGGGCCAGAAGCCGCAGGTGATTCTGATGGCGACCGGCAGCGAGTTGTCGATCTGCGTCGACGTGTACGAGAAGCTGAAGAGCGAGGGCATCGCGGCGCGTGTCGTGTCGATGCCGTCGTGGGACATCTTCGAGCGCGAGGACAGTGCGTATCAGGAGTCGGTGCTGCCCGCGGATGTCGCGGCGCGCGTCGCGGTCGAGCAGGCTGCGTCGCTTGGTTGGGACCGCTATACCGGGCGGCTCGGCGCGCAGGTCGTCATGCATACGTTCGGCGCGTCGGCGCCGCTCGCCGATCTGAAGAAGAAGTTCGGCTTTACGCCGGATCGCGTGTACGAGGCGGCGAAGCAGCAGATCGAGCGGGTGAAGGCGAAGGGCGCGGGGGAATAG
- a CDS encoding sodium:solute symporter family protein, with protein sequence MSALVIIAAVTLGALFLGMRARRGHDMSLEQWSVGGRSFGTAFVFLLMAGEIYTTFTFLGGSGFAYGKGAPVYYILAYGTLAYILSYWMLPPIWRYAKTHRLVSQPHFFTRKYDSPALGTLVALVGVAALIPYLVLQLKGLGIIVATASYGAISSTAAIWIGAIVVTSYVIVSGVRGSAWNSVVKDTLILAIVLFLGIYLPLHYYGGVGEMFRAIDAAKPGFLTFPAHGSSVVWFQSTVLLTALGFFMWPHTFGSIFTAKDERIFRRNAAVLPLYQLILLFVFFVGFAATLKVPGLTGGDIDLSLFRLSLQTFDPWFVGVIGAAGILTALVPGSMILTSASTLLANDVYRGMLNRNASDASVAMIARTLVPVVALVAVGFTLNGGETIVALLLMGYNFVTQLFPAVISSLMPRNRATKQGAFCGILAGVAVVTLTTTLHWSVGQLMPFLPDTLKDVNIGFLALAVNVVVFVIVSAVTQSHSADQKSHASAQ encoded by the coding sequence ATGAGCGCACTCGTTATCATCGCGGCCGTCACACTGGGCGCGCTATTCCTCGGCATGCGCGCGCGCCGCGGCCATGACATGAGCCTCGAGCAATGGAGCGTCGGCGGCCGCAGCTTCGGCACCGCGTTCGTGTTCCTGCTGATGGCCGGCGAAATCTATACGACCTTCACGTTCCTCGGCGGCAGCGGCTTTGCGTACGGCAAGGGCGCCCCGGTCTACTACATCCTCGCGTACGGCACGCTCGCCTACATCCTGTCGTACTGGATGCTGCCACCGATCTGGCGTTATGCGAAAACGCACCGGCTGGTGTCGCAGCCGCACTTCTTCACGCGCAAATACGACAGCCCCGCGCTCGGCACGCTGGTCGCGCTGGTCGGCGTGGCCGCGCTGATCCCGTATCTCGTGCTGCAGTTGAAGGGCCTCGGCATCATCGTCGCGACCGCTTCGTACGGCGCAATTTCGTCGACCGCGGCAATCTGGATCGGCGCGATCGTCGTCACGTCGTACGTGATCGTGTCGGGCGTGCGCGGCTCCGCGTGGAACTCGGTGGTCAAGGACACGCTGATTCTCGCGATCGTGCTGTTCCTCGGCATCTATCTGCCGCTGCACTATTACGGCGGTGTCGGCGAAATGTTCCGCGCGATCGATGCGGCCAAGCCCGGCTTCCTGACCTTCCCGGCGCATGGTTCGAGCGTGGTGTGGTTCCAGTCGACCGTGCTGTTGACCGCGCTCGGCTTCTTCATGTGGCCGCACACGTTCGGCTCGATCTTCACCGCGAAGGATGAACGCATCTTCCGCCGCAACGCCGCGGTGCTGCCGCTCTATCAGTTGATCCTGCTGTTCGTGTTCTTCGTCGGCTTCGCGGCAACGCTGAAGGTGCCGGGCCTGACGGGCGGCGACATCGACCTGTCGCTGTTCCGCCTGTCGCTGCAGACGTTCGATCCGTGGTTCGTCGGCGTGATCGGCGCGGCCGGTATCCTGACCGCGCTGGTGCCGGGCTCGATGATCCTGACCTCCGCATCCACGCTGCTCGCCAACGACGTCTATCGCGGCATGCTGAACCGCAACGCGTCGGATGCAAGCGTGGCGATGATCGCGCGCACGCTGGTGCCGGTGGTCGCACTGGTCGCGGTCGGCTTCACGCTGAACGGCGGCGAGACGATCGTCGCGCTGCTGCTGATGGGCTACAACTTCGTCACGCAACTGTTCCCGGCCGTGATCTCGAGCCTGATGCCGCGCAACCGCGCGACCAAGCAGGGCGCGTTCTGCGGCATCCTGGCCGGCGTCGCGGTGGTCACGCTGACCACCACGCTGCACTGGAGCGTCGGTCAACTGATGCCGTTCCTGCCGGACACGTTGAAGGACGTCAACATCGGCTTCCTCGCGCTGGCGGTGAACGTGGTCGTGTTCGTGATCGTCAGCGCGGTCACGCAGTCGCATTCGGCCGACCAGAAGTCGCACGCATCGGCGCAATGA
- a CDS encoding cupin — MFNESKHGFDIAQTEYEAFMLEPHDWVPNNRKLPVVIYRRALSPAGGNLAAAFEVLFERNAWPAQWRDSVFDFHHFHATAHEVLGVTDARAEVIVGGPGGRVVTLDAGDVLLLPAGTGHCLQSFERHFQVVAGYPRGQQWDIRREALTPAELAQMEALPFPPLDPIDGKHGPLIEHWLHAEGR, encoded by the coding sequence ATGTTCAACGAGTCGAAGCACGGTTTCGACATCGCACAGACCGAGTACGAAGCGTTCATGCTCGAGCCGCACGACTGGGTGCCGAACAATCGCAAGCTGCCGGTCGTGATCTACCGGCGCGCGCTGTCGCCGGCAGGCGGCAATCTGGCCGCCGCGTTCGAAGTACTGTTCGAGCGCAACGCGTGGCCGGCGCAATGGCGCGACAGCGTCTTCGACTTTCATCACTTCCATGCGACCGCGCATGAAGTGCTCGGCGTGACCGATGCGCGCGCCGAGGTGATCGTCGGTGGGCCAGGCGGGCGCGTCGTCACGCTGGATGCGGGCGACGTGCTGCTGTTGCCGGCCGGCACCGGCCATTGTCTGCAATCGTTCGAGCGGCATTTTCAGGTGGTGGCCGGCTATCCGCGCGGCCAGCAGTGGGATATTCGCCGCGAGGCGCTGACGCCCGCCGAACTCGCGCAGATGGAAGCCTTGCCGTTTCCGCCGCTCGACCCGATCGACGGCAAGCATGGTCCGCTGATCGAACATTGGCTGCACGCCGAAGGACGCTAG
- a CDS encoding AAA family ATPase, with protein MSAPDPIEHEDGNTDENLGLYRRATQSGAQWWRVSVGDRPETYRLEHGADDENGVGAVDIDLIVDAENLRAKLKKWRREGFAIDGGDAHEDDARTRVAFMPELQRASASMLEHKQRERASSNDTTQEEPNGTVRIGTVDVPCGSPHPLMPPINAAYLFSPRFNDIVEDIVENRRVMLIGHTGAGKTSLIEQVAARSRHGVLRSNMNGQTTVGDFVGFWTVKGGETLWVDGVLPTAMREGLWLIVDEIDFAEPSILAALTAVLEPHGRLVLKEKGNEIVAPHPAFRLFATANAVGAMSQFRHLYQGANLMNEAFLDRWRVYLLDYLTPAEETDVLMRTLAPHMTHALAATLAAIAADCRAAFAREDLASAFSTRRLLDWAELMLRTGDPERAASPAIYAKVSPEDAALIRGIIRHHIAPVG; from the coding sequence ATGAGCGCGCCTGACCCGATTGAACACGAAGACGGAAACACGGACGAGAACCTCGGCCTCTATCGACGCGCGACGCAAAGCGGCGCGCAGTGGTGGCGCGTCAGCGTCGGCGACCGGCCCGAGACCTATCGCCTCGAACATGGCGCCGACGATGAAAACGGCGTCGGTGCGGTCGATATCGATCTGATCGTCGACGCCGAGAATTTGCGTGCGAAGCTGAAGAAGTGGCGCCGCGAAGGCTTTGCGATCGACGGCGGCGACGCGCACGAAGACGATGCGCGCACGCGCGTCGCGTTCATGCCCGAGTTGCAGCGAGCATCGGCGAGCATGCTTGAGCACAAACAGCGGGAGCGCGCCAGCTCAAATGACACCACGCAGGAAGAACCGAACGGGACGGTCCGCATCGGCACAGTCGATGTACCGTGCGGCTCGCCGCATCCGCTCATGCCGCCCATCAACGCCGCTTATCTGTTTTCACCGCGCTTTAACGACATCGTCGAAGACATCGTCGAGAACCGCCGCGTGATGCTGATCGGCCACACAGGTGCCGGCAAGACCAGTCTGATCGAGCAGGTTGCCGCGCGCTCGCGGCATGGTGTGTTGCGCTCGAACATGAACGGCCAGACCACGGTCGGCGATTTCGTCGGCTTCTGGACCGTCAAGGGCGGCGAAACGCTGTGGGTCGACGGCGTGCTGCCGACCGCAATGCGCGAGGGCCTATGGCTGATCGTCGACGAGATCGACTTCGCGGAGCCGTCGATTCTCGCCGCGCTGACCGCCGTGCTCGAACCGCATGGCCGGCTCGTGCTGAAGGAAAAAGGCAACGAAATTGTCGCGCCTCATCCGGCGTTCCGTCTGTTCGCGACGGCGAACGCGGTCGGCGCGATGAGCCAGTTCCGCCATCTGTACCAGGGGGCGAATCTGATGAACGAGGCGTTTCTCGATCGCTGGCGTGTGTATCTGCTCGACTATCTGACGCCCGCCGAGGAAACCGACGTGCTGATGCGCACGCTCGCGCCGCACATGACGCACGCGCTCGCGGCGACGCTCGCCGCGATTGCCGCCGACTGCCGCGCGGCCTTCGCGCGCGAGGATCTGGCGAGCGCGTTCTCGACGAGGCGGCTGCTCGACTGGGCCGAACTGATGCTGCGCACCGGCGACCCGGAACGGGCGGCGAGCCCGGCCATCTACGCGAAGGTGAGCCCGGAAGACGCCGCGCTGATTCGCGGCATCATCCGCCATCACATCGCGCCGGTGGGCTAA
- the zapE gene encoding cell division protein ZapE — MSDPARITRALASRGITPDARQREAIDALAALLGSQQRARHAWSSAAFASQGVYCHGLPGRGKSLVVDTVFELASCRKRRLHFHEFLREMNRRLVNAPRSDDRLGDVARQWLDGVELLCFDEFHVHDIADAFLMGRFLDTAIGLGTRIVLTSNYAPDDLLPDPEFHERFLPTIAQIKRCFTVIHFDGARDYRFGGEAAEVPRFFAPLDTSSQHALRDIFTSHERGACIEALTLSAAGRPLAARAAGNALLWADFEPLCVASRSHLDYLDLAEQWQGLIIDNLHTSALQQSHTLQRLIWLIDIFYDRKRALFIASDQPIETALIGLEGAHDLSRTLSRLAEMQSRAYRSALDASGGERAGETEQAEKTEGSS, encoded by the coding sequence ATGTCTGATCCCGCCCGTATCACGCGCGCATTGGCCTCGCGTGGCATCACGCCCGATGCCCGTCAACGCGAGGCCATCGATGCACTCGCGGCGCTGCTCGGCTCGCAGCAACGCGCGCGGCACGCATGGTCGAGCGCGGCGTTCGCATCGCAAGGCGTCTACTGCCATGGGCTGCCGGGGCGCGGCAAAAGCCTCGTCGTCGATACCGTATTCGAGCTTGCGTCATGCCGCAAACGTCGGCTGCACTTTCACGAATTTCTGCGCGAGATGAATCGCCGGCTCGTCAACGCGCCGCGCAGCGACGACCGGCTTGGCGACGTAGCGCGGCAATGGCTCGATGGCGTCGAACTGCTGTGCTTCGACGAGTTTCATGTTCACGACATTGCGGATGCGTTTCTGATGGGACGCTTTCTCGATACCGCGATCGGACTCGGCACACGCATCGTGCTGACCTCGAACTACGCACCCGACGATCTGCTGCCCGACCCCGAGTTTCACGAGCGTTTCCTGCCGACCATCGCGCAGATCAAACGCTGCTTTACGGTGATTCATTTCGATGGCGCGCGCGATTACCGTTTCGGCGGTGAGGCGGCCGAGGTGCCGCGCTTTTTCGCGCCGCTCGATACATCGAGCCAGCACGCGCTGCGCGACATCTTCACGAGCCACGAACGCGGCGCGTGCATCGAAGCGCTGACGCTCAGCGCCGCCGGCCGGCCGCTGGCGGCACGCGCGGCCGGCAATGCGCTGCTGTGGGCGGATTTCGAGCCGCTTTGCGTAGCGAGCCGCTCGCATCTCGACTACCTCGATCTCGCCGAGCAATGGCAAGGGCTGATCATCGATAACCTGCATACGTCGGCACTCCAGCAGTCGCATACGCTGCAGCGGCTGATATGGTTGATCGATATCTTCTATGACCGCAAACGCGCGCTGTTCATCGCGTCCGATCAGCCGATCGAGACCGCGTTGATCGGACTCGAAGGCGCGCACGATCTGTCGCGCACGTTGAGCCGGCTGGCGGAGATGCAGTCGCGCGCGTATCGCAGCGCGCTCGATGCGAGTGGCGGCGAACGGGCTGGTGAGACTGAACAGGCTGAAAAAACCGAGGGTTCTTCGTAA
- a CDS encoding glutathione S-transferase family protein has product MSYVLYYSPGAASMPVHWMLIEMGVPFEARLVDIDAGQQRDADYLRLNPAGRVPTLVVDGTPRHESAALLMLLAERHPEAGLAPAPGSVERAPWFEWMIYLANTLLPAMRDWFYADSDGDPAGAGAVRALAQRRIEEACTRLDAHFAAGHAYLAGDRLSTADLLALVLMRWTRNMPRPATAGWPHLASYIRRLRALPSFIELNEREKLTEWRNQAG; this is encoded by the coding sequence ATGTCCTACGTTCTCTACTACTCGCCAGGCGCGGCCAGCATGCCGGTGCACTGGATGCTGATCGAAATGGGCGTACCGTTCGAAGCGCGCCTCGTCGATATCGACGCGGGCCAGCAGCGCGACGCCGACTACCTGCGTCTGAATCCGGCCGGGCGCGTACCGACGCTGGTCGTCGACGGCACGCCGCGCCATGAATCGGCCGCGCTGCTGATGCTGCTCGCCGAGCGCCATCCCGAGGCCGGCCTCGCCCCCGCACCCGGCTCGGTGGAACGCGCGCCGTGGTTCGAATGGATGATCTATCTGGCGAACACGCTGCTGCCGGCGATGCGCGACTGGTTCTACGCGGATAGTGACGGCGATCCGGCCGGTGCCGGCGCGGTGCGCGCGCTGGCGCAGCGTCGTATCGAGGAGGCATGCACGCGGCTCGACGCGCATTTCGCCGCCGGTCATGCGTATCTCGCCGGCGATCGGCTCAGCACCGCCGATCTGCTCGCGCTCGTGCTGATGCGCTGGACCCGCAACATGCCGCGCCCGGCGACGGCTGGGTGGCCGCATCTGGCGAGCTATATCCGCAGGCTGCGCGCGCTGCCTTCGTTTATCGAATTGAATGAGCGTGAGAAGCTGACTGAGTGGCGCAACCAGGCTGGCTGA
- a CDS encoding DUF3311 domain-containing protein — translation MLLRVLAALPFIGMLVGIAFVNRVEPLVLGMPFVLAWIVMWVILSSIIMAIVYNIDPSNRHAAEGEEVRP, via the coding sequence ATGTTGCTTCGTGTACTTGCCGCACTGCCGTTCATCGGCATGCTCGTCGGCATTGCGTTTGTCAATCGTGTCGAGCCGCTCGTGCTCGGCATGCCGTTCGTGCTGGCCTGGATCGTCATGTGGGTGATTCTGAGTTCGATCATCATGGCGATCGTCTACAACATCGACCCGTCCAACCGTCATGCCGCCGAAGGCGAGGAGGTTCGCCCATGA